One Castanea sativa cultivar Marrone di Chiusa Pesio chromosome 4, ASM4071231v1 DNA window includes the following coding sequences:
- the LOC142632176 gene encoding peroxidase 65-like yields the protein MAFPLLFLLFLSIPFSESKLSVDYYTKTCPDFNSIMRETVTTKQINSPTTAAGTLRLFFHDCMVDGCDASVLISTNSFNKAERDADINLSLPGDAFDLVVRAKTALELSCPGIVSCADILAQATRDLITMVGGPFYKVRLGRKDGFESKALRVNGQVPQTNMSVNQLIKVFAAKGFSAQEMVALTGAHTIGFSHCKEFSHRIFNYSKTSPSDPEMYPKYAEALRKTCSNYLKDPGMSAFNDIMTPSKFDNMYYQNLQRGLALLATDHALSKHPRTKPFVDLYASNQTKFFEDFSHAMEKLSVFGIKTGRKGEVRHKCDAFNTLKA from the coding sequence ATGGCTTTCCCTTTACTTTtccttctcttcctctccattccCTTCTCAGAATCCAAGCTCTCCGTCGACTACTACACAAAAACATGCCCTGATTTTAACTCCATCATGCGTGAAACTGTCACCACAAAACAAATCAATAGCCCTACAACAGCCGCAGGCACTTTACGTCTCTTTTTCCATGACTGCATGGTTGATGGCTGCGATGCCTCGGTCCTCATCTCCACAAACTCCTTCAACAAAGCCGAGCGTGACGCTGATATCAACCTCTCTCTCCCCGGCGACGCCTTTGATCTGGTTGTTCGTGCCAAGACCGCCCTTGAGCTCTCTTGCCCCGGCATTGTTTCCTGCGCTGATATCTTGGCTCAAGCTACACGTGATCTTATCACCATGGTGGGTGGTCCTTTCTACAAAGTACGTTTGGGACGTAAAGATGGGTTTGAATCAAAAGCTTTACGTGTTAACGGACAAGTTCCACAAACAAACATGTCCGTGAACCAGTTAATCAAAGTTTTCGCTGCTAAAGGGTTTAGCGCACAAGAAATGGTTGCGCTAACAGGTGCACATACCATTGGATTTTCTCATTGCAAGGAATTCAGTCACAGAATCTTCAATTACAGCAAGACCTCCCCATCTGACCCAGAAATGTATCCTAAGTACGCTGAGGCATTGAGAAAAACTTGTTCAAACTACCTTAAAGACCCTGGAATGTCTGCTTTCAATGATATAATGACACCAAGCAAGTTTGACAACATGTACTATCAGAATCTTCAGAGGGGATTGGCGCTCTTGGCCACCGATCATGCACTCAGTAAGCACCCTAGAACCAAGCCATTCGTAGACTTGTACGCTTCAAACCAGACTAAGTTCTTCGAGGATTTTTCACACGCAATGGAAAAGCTTAGTGTTTTTGGTATCAAGACTGGCCGGAAAGGAGAGGTGAGGCACAAGTGTGACGCTTTCAACACTCTCAAGGCATAG
- the LOC142632916 gene encoding uncharacterized protein LOC142632916 gives MENNMLQTNFGASNLLLHRRSKNDDFFSDIHMEAKRLKLFGFDVDPYAKGEKYMRKFERQGSVRSSDKELLGMEQSFEEKSSICEPAHKRYVCEFCLKEFSSSQAFGGHQNAHKKEKLKKKLMQLQGEGASFNVYLQPLQSHSGFIPGHSSPCFIDFSSCVPEITHRKESQIGLNSLDQDQNLYSGASRVFKLIAQSSHGRFEQKNCGRQVVIKPLPSYVSKKSCQSLCIRLGLPNAAPPEARAIQFGKSKQCLSFSPLDICDSQSEKDG, from the coding sequence ATGGAAAACAATATGTTGCAAACAAACTTTGGTGCCTCTAACTTACTCTTGCATAGAAGGAGCAAGAATGATGACTTCTTTTCTGATATCCACATGGAGGCGAAAAGGCTCAAATTATTTGGCTTTGATGTGGATCCTTATGCCAAGGGTGAGAAATATATGAGAAAATTTGAAAGGCAGGGAAGTGTAAGGTCCTCTGACAAAGAATTGTTGGGGATGGAGCAATCTTTTGAAGAGAAAAGTTCAATATGTGAACCAGCACACAAGAGGTATGTATGTGAGTTTTGTCTTAAGGAGTTTTCAAGCTCGCAGGCATTTGGAGGCCACCAAAATGCCCATAAGAAGGAGAAGCTAAAGAAGAAACTAATGCAGCTTCAGGGAGAGGGGGCTAGCTTCAATGTTTACCTTCAACCTCTCCAAAGTCACAGTGGTTTCATTCCCGGTCATTCTTCCCCATGTTTCATAGACTTTTCTTCTTGTGTACCTGAGATAACACACCGCAAGGAGTCTCAGATTGGCTTGAATTCCTTGGATCAAGATCAAAACTTATACAGTGGTGCATCTCGAGTCTTCAAGCTGATAGCTCAGTCTTCTCATGGCCGTTTTGAACAAAAAAACTGTGGGAGACAAGTGGTCATCAAACCTTTGCCATCCTATGTTTCAAAGAAAAGCTGTCAGAGTCTATGTATTCGATTAGGCTTGCCCAACGCAGCTCCTCCAGAAGCACGTGCTATACAGTTTGGGAAATCTAAACAGTGCTTATCCTTCTCCCCTCTTGATATTTGTGATTCTCAAAGTGAAAAAGATGGGTGA
- the LOC142630702 gene encoding putative DNA glycosylase At3g47830, producing MQKSRKRKQLELDRKPQSQSESGTKLTKDPYLTHTRPTREECIAVRDDLLALHGFPKEFAKYRRDENQIQLDDGDAKESVLDSLVKTVLSQNTTEVNSLRAFDSLKSVFPTWEDVLAAESKCLENAIRCGGLAPTMALCIKNILNCLLEKKDKLCLEYLRDLSVDEIKAELSQFKGIGPKTMACVLMFNLQLDDFPVDTHVFEIAKAIGWVPALADRNKTYLHLNQRIPNELKFDLNYLLSTHGKLCRKCTKKVGKQQRKESHEISCPLLNYCKNSLYEIKLINSI from the exons ATGCAGAAGTCCCGCAAAAGAAAGCAGCTGGAGCTTGATCGCAAGCCTCAGTCTCAGTCTGAGTCTGGAACCAAACTCACGAAGGACCCATACCTGACCCACACTCGACCCACCCGAGAGGAATGCATAGCCGTACGAGACGACCTCTTGGCCCTCCATGGCTTCCCCAAAGAGTTCGCCAAGTACCGCAGAGACGAGAACCAAATCCAACTCGATGATGGGGATGCCAAGGAGTCTGTTTTGGACAGTTTGGTTAAAACTGTGCTCTCCCAGAACACTACGGAAGTTAATTCTCTGAGGGCTTTTGATTCTCTCAAGTCTGTTTTTCCCACTTGGGAAGAT GTCCTTGCTGCTGAATCAAAATGTTTAGAAAATGCCATAAGATGTGGAGGTTTAGCCCCAACTATGGCTTTGTGCATTAAGAATATATTGAATTGTTTGCTTGAGAAGAAAGACAAATTGTGCTTGGAGTACTTGCGAGATTTGTCAGTTGATGAAATTAAGGCTGAGCTATCTCAATTCAAAGGAATTGGCCCCAAAACG ATGGCTTGTGTTTTGATGTTCAATCTTCAGCTAGACGATTTTCCAGTGGACACACAT GTGTTTGAGATTGCAAAGGCCATTGGTTGGGTACCAGCTCTGGCTGACAGGAACAAGACGTATCTTCATCTTAATCAACGAATCCCAAATGAACTTAAGTTTGATCTAAACTATCTTCTGTCTACCCATGGTAAGCTTTGCCGTAAATGCACCAAGAAAGTGGGTAAGCAACAAAGAAAGGAATCCCATGAAATCTCTTGTCCTCTCTTAAATTACTGCAAGAACTCTTTGTATGAAATCAAGTTAATAAATTCAATTTAA